A DNA window from Portunus trituberculatus isolate SZX2019 chromosome 47, ASM1759143v1, whole genome shotgun sequence contains the following coding sequences:
- the LOC123520614 gene encoding sulfotransferase family cytosolic 1B member 1-like, with protein sequence MMSRQLLSGHKVEQASEEVVKNMKILPFIHGVVRILPEGWLYPGTAPTFIDRIHSVKFRSNDVMVMTFPKCGTTWMNEIVWTMLHNPDLENPKADETIFLRSPDISFDMIFDSKFLGGKPMEPIAKRFEEKHPGRKMDMGVMADIIEALEGPRVIKCHFPFPLLPQDILDTIKVVYVTRNPKDMTTSFWKFFSTTNVHEFCGDIDSFAKLIMNDGMIYCPYWPHVKAAWEKREHPNLHFVFYEDLISDAMQELRKINEFLGTRLNEEKLEAIKRYTSFSSMKSRKELLSDDLFKKEEPKEVVFFRKGIVGDWKKNFPPELQAEMDQWIKKNVTGTDLSLSWALAE encoded by the exons ATGATGAGCAGGCAGCTGTTGAGTGGCCACAAGGTGGAGCAGGCGAGTGAAGAGGTAGTCAAGAATATGAAGATATTACCTTTCATTCACGGGGTGGTCCGGATTCTGCCTGAAGGGTGGTTGTATCCTGGGACCGCGCCCACCTTCATCGACAGGATACACAGCGTGAAG TTCAGAAGCAATGACGTGATGGTGATGACCTTTCCGAAGTGCGGCACTACCTGGATGAATGAGATTGTGTGGACCATGCTGCACAACCCCGACCTAGAGAACCCCAAGGCGGATGAAACAATATTTTTACGTTCTCCAgacatcag ttTTGATATGATCTTTGATTCGAAGTTTCTGGGAGGAAAACCCATGGAACCCATAGCTAAGAGGTTTGAAGAAAAACATCCTGGCCGTAAAATGGACATGGGGGTAATGGCTGACATCATTGAGGCATTAGAAGGTCCTCGGGTCATAAAGTGTCACTTCCCGTTTCCTCTTCTGCCTCAAGACATCCTGGACACAATCAAG GTAGTTTACGTGACCAGGAACCCCAAGGACATGACCACCTCATTTTGGAAGTTTTTTAGCACCACCAATGTTCATGAATTCTGTGGTGACATCGACAGCTTTGCCAAGCTGATCATGAATGACGGAA tgATCTATTGTCCGTACTGGCCACACGTGAAAGCTGcatgggagaagagagagcatCCCAATCTCCACTTCGTCTTCTACGAGGATCTGATATCTGACGCCATGCAGGAGTTGAGGAAGATCAACGAATTCTTGGGAACACGACTGAACGAGGAGAAACTTGAGGCC ATAAAGCGGtacacctccttttcttccatgaaGTCTCGAAAGGAACTCTTGTCCGACGACTTATTTAAGAAGGAGGAACCCAAGGAAGTTGTCTTTTTTAGAAAGG GCATCGTGGGCGACTGGAAGAAAAACTTCCCACCAGAATTACAGGCGGAGATGGACCAATGGATCAAAAAGAACGTGACGGGGACTGACCTGAGCCTGAGCTGGGCCTTGGCGGAGTAA
- the LOC123520617 gene encoding ER membrane protein complex subunit 6-like: protein MSGRVRTRVDRGTGELVAYSDAAVRNNLGVIEYCRTSMAALSGATAGMLGLTGLYGFLFFLVAGVVLWLLLLLKAGSRWQQFFVSRQSLLTSGLFSGLFTYILCWTFIFGMVHVY from the exons ATGTCAGGTAGAGTGCGCACTCGAGTAGACAGAGGGACAGGGGAGCTGGTGGCCTACAGTGATGCAGCCGTGCGCAACAATCTGGGTGTCATTGAATACTGCCGCACCTCCATGGCTGCTCTTTCTGGGGCTACTgcag GTATGCTTGGGCTGACAGGGCTGTACGGgttcctgttcttcctcgtGGCAGGAGTTGTGCTgtggttgttgctgctgttgaagGCTGGTTCCCGATGGCAGCAGTTCTTTGTAAGCCGCCAGTCTCTCCTCACTAGTGGCCTCTTCTCTGGACTTTTTACTTATATTCTTTGTTGGACCTTCATTTTTGGTATGGTACATGTTTATTGA